The Acidimicrobiales bacterium genome includes a window with the following:
- the sufC gene encoding Fe-S cluster assembly ATPase SufC: MADPAADGAPPVLQITDLCAAPAEGGDDILTGVTLTVGVGEVHAVMGPNGSGKSTLANVLLGSPEYVVTGGSVRFLGDDVAEWGPEARGAAGMFLAFQYPQAIPGVSVLNFLRQALSARKGIDLSMLELRLSIMEWMERLGIDPSFADRHLNDGFSGGEKKRNEVLQMAILEPELAVLDETDSGLDIDALRTVASGVREVRQDRPSLGILCITHYQRLLDELQPDAVHLLVDGRIAQSGGPELAREIEHEGYARWQGAVL; encoded by the coding sequence ATGGCTGACCCCGCGGCCGACGGCGCCCCGCCCGTCCTCCAGATCACCGACCTCTGCGCCGCCCCGGCCGAGGGCGGCGACGACATCCTGACCGGCGTGACCCTCACCGTGGGCGTGGGCGAGGTGCACGCGGTGATGGGGCCCAACGGCTCGGGCAAGTCCACCCTGGCCAACGTCCTCCTGGGCAGCCCCGAGTACGTGGTGACCGGCGGGTCGGTCCGCTTCCTGGGTGACGACGTCGCCGAGTGGGGCCCCGAGGCGCGGGGCGCGGCGGGCATGTTCCTGGCCTTCCAGTACCCCCAGGCCATCCCCGGGGTGTCGGTGCTGAACTTCCTGCGCCAGGCTCTCTCGGCCCGCAAGGGCATCGACCTCTCGATGCTGGAGCTGCGGCTCTCGATCATGGAGTGGATGGAGCGCCTGGGGATCGATCCCAGCTTCGCCGACCGCCACCTCAACGACGGCTTCTCGGGCGGCGAGAAGAAGCGCAACGAGGTGCTGCAGATGGCCATCCTGGAGCCGGAGCTGGCCGTGCTGGACGAGACCGACTCGGGCCTGGACATCGACGCCCTGCGAACCGTGGCCTCCGGCGTGCGCGAGGTGCGCCAGGACCGGCCGTCGCTCGGGATCCTGTGCATCACCCACTACCAGCGCCTGCTCGACGAGCTGCAGCCCGACGCCGTCCACCTGCTGGTCGACGGCCGCATCGCCCAGAGCGGCGGACCTGAGCTGGCCCGCGAGATCGAGCACGAGGGCTACGCCCGCTGGCAGGGGGCGGTCCTTTGA